The proteins below come from a single Xiphophorus couchianus chromosome 20, X_couchianus-1.0, whole genome shotgun sequence genomic window:
- the LOC114135467 gene encoding ADP-ribosylation factor 1-like, producing MGVIISQIFSRFISKFPVRILMVGLDAAGKTTLLYKLKLAEVVTTIPTIGFNVETVEYKNISFTVWDVGGQSVIRPLWRHYYTNTQGLIFVIDSSDSERIKEAADELHRQLEEDELRDVPVLVFANKQDLPRAMSVDDITEALSLSGVRQPWFVQSSCAVSGAGLVEGLDWLSDQILKK from the exons ATGGGAGTCATCATCTCGCAGATCTTCTCCAGGTTCATCTCCAAGTTTCCGGTCCGGATTCTAATGG tggGCCTGGATGCTGCAGGTAAAACCACGCTGCTGTACAAACTGAAGCTGGCTGAGGTGGTCACCACCATCCCGACCATCG GTTTCAACGTGGAGACGGTGGAGTACAAAAACATCAGTTTCACCGTTTGGGACGTTGGTGGTCAGAGCGTCATCAGACCGCTGTGGAGACATTACTACACCAACACACAG GGTTTGATTTTTGTGATTGACAGCAGCGATTCTGAGAGGATTAAAGAGGCTGCAGACGAGCTGCACAGGCAG CTGGAGGAGGATGAGCTGAGGGACGTTCCAGTTCTGGTTTTTGCTAACAAACAGGACTTACCCAGAGCCATGTCTGtcgatgacatcacagaggctcTCAGCCTATCAGGAGTCCGGCAGCCG TGGTTCGTCCAGTCGTCCTGTGCCGTCAGCGGCGCCGGTCTGGTGGAGGGACTGGACTGGCTCTCTGACCAGATCCTGAAGAAGTAG